In Methylomonas sp. ZR1, one DNA window encodes the following:
- a CDS encoding DUF2489 domain-containing protein: MSNGITHEQYVASVRHRVAAIADGMLSGEVNFLEGAIVLASLRHEAEVGESDPDFMTFIVIASETDYLPIGPSRELWSKEASLRHQPRIDASTAWAKQIGNASCQSLLERFNAYPPLIQPGP, encoded by the coding sequence ATGAGCAATGGCATAACACATGAGCAATATGTAGCGTCGGTTCGGCACCGCGTCGCGGCGATTGCTGATGGGATGCTAAGCGGAGAAGTAAATTTTCTTGAGGGCGCAATCGTGTTGGCTTCGCTACGTCACGAGGCCGAAGTGGGCGAATCCGATCCAGATTTTATGACTTTTATTGTCATTGCATCAGAAACAGATTATCTCCCCATAGGCCCATCAAGAGAGCTTTGGTCTAAAGAGGCATCGCTTAGACATCAACCTCGAATTGATGCGTCGACTGCTTGGGCCAAGCAAATTGGCAACGCTTCATGTCAATCCCTTTTGGAGCGGTTTAATGCCTACCCCCCCCTCATTCAACCGGGACCCTAA